A single region of the Sorghum bicolor cultivar BTx623 chromosome 7, Sorghum_bicolor_NCBIv3, whole genome shotgun sequence genome encodes:
- the LOC8085036 gene encoding uncharacterized protein LOC8085036 isoform X1, whose amino-acid sequence MPPEDAAAQGTPGGGGGGGDRLSRLPDKILLRVMSHLKAWEAVRTCVLSKRWRHLWASMNRLDIRQPCPCDDGDIGADDHPRTTVFAEFVKNLLHRRRQLVPLDSLRLCWSHEDGDGDANLWIAYAVRHGAEEIELSGEHHAVYPSPEYTSFVIAGYDFIKTRLRILKFIHVRLDGTTLTQLSARCTCLEEIELTDCQIPEASEIRTTKLKRLAMIKCKIPTGILSVYAPNLVSLQFSSNFGYVPWIQNLGLLAASNVNQWVTHKYPDCSGPGSCNLKILKLSRVKLDDTTLAQLCSRCTSLEGLELKDCSVEGRQIGSISLKYLTMISCKFSIGFRVHAPNLVLLRCIKPFQHFPQIQKMEFLVTAAIVLDDSCLLSDCQWPQKEDDSDDSNNESDGDSGDSKNNESDGSSIYYDSDRDRSTPSDEDDDCTLSYSVIAEDRYRESKYLIYGHQRRGDEPVKSCDGEYGSKISSEFGGVGMLCSLSHVKTMDLLAHPGEVLLTRELKFSTEFKNLKILSLGEWCITPGFDELASILGHSPNLEKLFLHLDMAYNKRLGFLRITRSFVCTKLKMVKITCCKRDVMVHRLAEFFSQNSIPPEMIFVHRTACSGCQGRKAPGEAQGAKRS is encoded by the exons ATGCCCCCAGAAGACGCGGCAGCGCAGGGGACGCCcggaggcggtggcggtggcggtgaccGCCTCAGCCGCCTACCGGACAAGATCCTGCTCCGGGTCATGTCGCACCTCAAGGCGTGGGAGGCGGTGCGCACGTGCGTGCTCTCCAAGAGGTGGCGCCACCTGTGGGCCTCCATGAACCGCCTCGACATCCGCCAGCCGTGCCCCTGCGACGACGGCGACATCGGCGCCGACGACCATCCCCGGACGACGGTGTTCGCCGAATTCGTCAAGAACCTGCTGCACCGGCGGCGGCAGCTGGTGCCGCTGGACTCGCTCCGCCTCTGCTGGAGCCACGAGGATGGTGACGGGGACGCCAACCTCTGGATCGCCTACGCCGTCAGGCACGGCGCGGAGGAGATCGAGCTCTCCGGGGAGCATCACGCGGTGTACCCGTCGCCAGAGTACACGAGCTTCGTTATTGCTGGCTATGACTTCATCAAGACTCGCCTCAGGATCCTGAAGTTTATCCATGTCCGGCTGGATGGCACCACCCTCACGCAGCTCAGCGCTAGGTGCACTTGTTTGGAAGAGATAGAGCTCACGGATTGTCAAATACCTGAGGCCAGCGAGATTCGGACCACCAAGCTGAAGCGTTTGGCCATGATCAAGTGCAAAATCCCTACGGGCATCCTCTCTGTTTATGCCCCAAACCTTGTCTCGCTGCAGTTCAGCAGCAACTTTGGCTATGTTCCGTGGATCCAGAACTTGGGGTTGCTAGCAGCATCCAATGTAAACCAATGGGTAACGCATAAGTACCCTGACTGCTCTGGTCCCGGTTCTTGCAACCTtaagatcttgaagctctctcgTGTCAAGCTGGATGACACCACCCTCGCGCAGCTCTGTTCGAGGTGTACTTCTTTGGAAGGACTAGAGCTCAAGGATTGTTCAGTAGAGGGCAGGCAGATTGGATCCATCTCACTCAAGTATTTGACTATGATCAGCTGCAAATTCTCTATTGGATTCAGGGTTCATGCTCCAAACCTTGTCTTGCTGCGCTGCATCAAGCCTTTTCAGCACTTCCCTCAGATCCAGAAAATGGAATTCCTAGTCACAGCAGCTATTGTTCTTGATGACTCTTGCTTGCTTTCTGATTGTCAATGGCCACAGAAGGAGGATGACTCAGATGACAGCAACAATGAATCTGATGGTGACTCTGGTGATAGCAAAAACAACGAATCTGATGGTAGTAGTATCTACTATGATTCTGATCGTGATCGGTCcacaccaagtgatgaggaCGATGACTGTACTCTGAGTTATAGTGTGATTGCAGAGGACCGATACAGAGAATCCAAGTATTTGATTTATGGTCATCAACGCAGAGGAGATGAACCTGTGAAAAGTTGCGATGGAGAGTATGGGAGCAAGATTTCTAGTGAATTTGGTGGTGTTGGTATGCTTTGCAGCCTCTCACATGTTAAAACAATGGACCTGTTAGCTCATCCAGGAGAG GTGCTGCTGACGAGGGAATTGAAATTTAGCACTGAATTCAAAAACCTGAAAATTCTGTCCCTCGGTGAATGGTGTATAACTCCTGGCTTTGATGAATTAGCATCCATACTTGGGCACTCACCAAACTTAGAGAAGCTTTTTCTTCACCTTGACATG GCATATAACAAAAGATTGGGATTCCTTAGAATTACAAGGTCGTTCGTGTGCACCAAGCTGAAGATGGTGAAGATCACATGCTGTAAGCGTGATGTGATGGTCCATAGATTGGCAGAATTCTTCAGTCAGAATAGCATACCACCTGAGATGATTTTTGTCCATCGGACTGCCTGCTCTGGATGTCAGGGAAGGAAGGCTCCAGGTGAAGCGCAAGGCGCAAAGCGAAGCTGA
- the LOC8085036 gene encoding uncharacterized protein LOC8085036 isoform X2: MPPEDAAAQGTPGGGGGGGDRLSRLPDKILLRVMSHLKAWEAVRTCVLSKRWRHLWASMNRLDIRQPCPCDDGDIGADDHPRTTVFAEFVKNLLHRRRQLVPLDSLRLCWSHEDGDGDANLWIAYAVRHGAEEIELSGEHHAVYPSPEYTSFVIAGYDFIKTRLRILKFIHVRLDGTTLTQLSARCTCLEEIELTDCQIPEASEIRTTKLKRLAMIKCKIPTGILSVYAPNLVSLQFSSNFGYVPWIQNLGLLAASNVNQWVTHKYPDCSGPGSCNLKILKLSRVKLDDTTLAQLCSRCTSLEGLELKDCSVEGRQIGSISLKYLTMISCKFSIGFRVHAPNLVLLRCIKPFQHFPQIQKMEFLVTAAIVLDDSCLLSDCQWPQKEDDSDDSNNESDGDSGDSKNNESDGSSIYYDSDRDRSTPSDEDDDCTLSYSVIAEDRYRESKYLIYGHQRRGDEPVKSCDGEYGSKISSEFGGVGMLCSLSHVKTMDLLAHPGEVLLTRELKFSTEFKNLKILSLGEWCITPGFDELASILGHSPNLEKLFLHLDMAYNKRLGFLRITRSFVCTKLKMVKITCWKEGSR; this comes from the exons ATGCCCCCAGAAGACGCGGCAGCGCAGGGGACGCCcggaggcggtggcggtggcggtgaccGCCTCAGCCGCCTACCGGACAAGATCCTGCTCCGGGTCATGTCGCACCTCAAGGCGTGGGAGGCGGTGCGCACGTGCGTGCTCTCCAAGAGGTGGCGCCACCTGTGGGCCTCCATGAACCGCCTCGACATCCGCCAGCCGTGCCCCTGCGACGACGGCGACATCGGCGCCGACGACCATCCCCGGACGACGGTGTTCGCCGAATTCGTCAAGAACCTGCTGCACCGGCGGCGGCAGCTGGTGCCGCTGGACTCGCTCCGCCTCTGCTGGAGCCACGAGGATGGTGACGGGGACGCCAACCTCTGGATCGCCTACGCCGTCAGGCACGGCGCGGAGGAGATCGAGCTCTCCGGGGAGCATCACGCGGTGTACCCGTCGCCAGAGTACACGAGCTTCGTTATTGCTGGCTATGACTTCATCAAGACTCGCCTCAGGATCCTGAAGTTTATCCATGTCCGGCTGGATGGCACCACCCTCACGCAGCTCAGCGCTAGGTGCACTTGTTTGGAAGAGATAGAGCTCACGGATTGTCAAATACCTGAGGCCAGCGAGATTCGGACCACCAAGCTGAAGCGTTTGGCCATGATCAAGTGCAAAATCCCTACGGGCATCCTCTCTGTTTATGCCCCAAACCTTGTCTCGCTGCAGTTCAGCAGCAACTTTGGCTATGTTCCGTGGATCCAGAACTTGGGGTTGCTAGCAGCATCCAATGTAAACCAATGGGTAACGCATAAGTACCCTGACTGCTCTGGTCCCGGTTCTTGCAACCTtaagatcttgaagctctctcgTGTCAAGCTGGATGACACCACCCTCGCGCAGCTCTGTTCGAGGTGTACTTCTTTGGAAGGACTAGAGCTCAAGGATTGTTCAGTAGAGGGCAGGCAGATTGGATCCATCTCACTCAAGTATTTGACTATGATCAGCTGCAAATTCTCTATTGGATTCAGGGTTCATGCTCCAAACCTTGTCTTGCTGCGCTGCATCAAGCCTTTTCAGCACTTCCCTCAGATCCAGAAAATGGAATTCCTAGTCACAGCAGCTATTGTTCTTGATGACTCTTGCTTGCTTTCTGATTGTCAATGGCCACAGAAGGAGGATGACTCAGATGACAGCAACAATGAATCTGATGGTGACTCTGGTGATAGCAAAAACAACGAATCTGATGGTAGTAGTATCTACTATGATTCTGATCGTGATCGGTCcacaccaagtgatgaggaCGATGACTGTACTCTGAGTTATAGTGTGATTGCAGAGGACCGATACAGAGAATCCAAGTATTTGATTTATGGTCATCAACGCAGAGGAGATGAACCTGTGAAAAGTTGCGATGGAGAGTATGGGAGCAAGATTTCTAGTGAATTTGGTGGTGTTGGTATGCTTTGCAGCCTCTCACATGTTAAAACAATGGACCTGTTAGCTCATCCAGGAGAG GTGCTGCTGACGAGGGAATTGAAATTTAGCACTGAATTCAAAAACCTGAAAATTCTGTCCCTCGGTGAATGGTGTATAACTCCTGGCTTTGATGAATTAGCATCCATACTTGGGCACTCACCAAACTTAGAGAAGCTTTTTCTTCACCTTGACATG GCATATAACAAAAGATTGGGATTCCTTAGAATTACAAGGTCGTTCGTGTGCACCAAGCTGAAGATGGTGAAGATCACATGCT GGAAGGAAGGCTCCAGGTGA
- the LOC110436935 gene encoding F-box/LRR-repeat protein At5g02910-like, with protein MLPEDAAARGRTSGGGDRGGDRLSGLRDEVLLRVLSHLKAWEAVRTFVCVLSQWWRYLWTYTGHLDIRQPCLCRGGSAGGLSAYQRRAREKAFNSFVRKLLLLRRLLVLLISVWLCWNDGDTNTWISHVVRHKAEEIELSAKHHNGYPTPEYMSFIVDGEALVKQGVAGEVFIKTGLKILKLIHLSLDDTTLTQLCSRCTSLEQIELNDCLIAQATKIQSKLLKRLTVIKCKIPKGLLSDDAPNLVSLQFSSNFGYVPWIQNLGLLAASNVNQRVTHKYPDCSGLGSCNLEILKLSGVKLDDTTLAQLCSRCTSLEGLELKDCLVVGKEIRSPSLRCLTVVSCEFATESVVHAPNLVSLCCTRPFRHVPQFQNMEFLVTASITLDDSCMPSDSQWTLEDDDKDEFDDDGDFFAHFRVKDFDDNTDSESDQDEEDESDHDGAQLHILVLTDQMIIVNMNPFRTKKMSLTMMVPILVLRDQMMMIMNMNPLWTKKMSLTMMALRILMVIMVVLDLVMTTIAILWTMKRFQRSTTMIVDECLDEMVSFAASQKLEQWTYLPIQERCCSCGNRCRVLISGT; from the exons ATGCTCCCGGAAGACGCAGCGGCGCGGGGGAGGACGTCCGGAGGCGGTGACCGCGGCGGCGACCGCCTCAGCGGCCTCCGGGACGAGGTCCTCCTCCGGGTCTTGTCGCACCTCAAGGCGTGGGAGGCGGTGCGCACCTTCGTCTGCGTGCTCTCGCAATGGTGGCGCTACCTGTGGACCTACACGGGCCACCTCGACATCCGCCAGCCCTGCCTCTGCCGCGGCGGCAGCGCCGGCGGCCTCTCCGCCTACCAGCGCAGGGCGCGCGAGAAGGCATTCAACTcgttcgtcaggaaactgctcCTCCTGCGGCGGCTGCTGGTGCTGCTGATCTCGGTCTGGCTCTGCTGGAACGACGGCGACACCAACACCTGGATCTCCCACGTCGTCAGGCACAAGGCAGAGGAAATCGAGCTCTCCGCCAAGCATCATAATGGGTACCCGACGCCGGAGTACATGAGCTTCATTGTTGATGGCGAAGCCCTTGTAAAACAAGGTGTTGCTGGCGAAGTCTTCATCAAGACTGGCCTCAAGATCTTGAAGCTTATCCATCTCAGTCTGGATGACACCACCCTCACGCAACTCTGTTCAAGGTGCACTTCTCTCGAACAGATTGAGCTCAACGACTGTCTCATAGCCCAGGCCACAAAGATACAGTCCAAACTGCTCAAGCGTTTGACCGTGATCAAGTGCAAAATCCCTAAGGGCCTCCTCTCTGATGATGCTCCAAACCTTGTCTCGCTTCAGTTCAGCAGCAACTTTGGCTATGTTCCGTGGATCCAGAACTTGGGGTTGCTAGCAGCATCCAATGTAAACCAACGGGTAACCCATAAGTATCCTGACTGCTCTGGCCTTGGTTCTTGCAACCTtgagatcttgaagctctctggTGTCAAGCTGGATGACACCACCCTTGCGCAGCTCTGTTCGAGGTGCACTTCTTTGGAAGGACTAGAGCTCAAGGATTGTTTGGTGGTCGGCAAGGAGATTCGATCCCCCTCACTGAGGTGCTTGACTGTGGTCAGCTGTGAGTTTGCTACTGAATCAGTGGTCCATGCTCCGAACCTTGTCTCGTTATGCTGCACCAGACCATTTCGACATGTTCCTCAGTTCCAGAACATGGAATTTCTAGTCACAGCGAGTATCACACTTGATGACTCTTGCATGCCTAGTGACAGTCAATGGACATTGGAGGATGATGACAAAGATGAATTCGATGATGATGGTGACTTTTTTGCACATTTTAGGGTTAAGGACTTTGATGATAACACTGATAGTGAATCAGATCAGGACGAAGAAGATGAGTCTGACCATGATGGTGCACAACTGCACATTCTAGTGCTGACGGATCAGATGataatagtgaatatgaatccaTTCAGGACGAAGAAGATGAGTCTGACTATGATGGTGCCCATTCTGGTGCTGAGGGAtcagatgatgatgataatgaatATGAACCCACTCTGGACAAAGAAGATGAGTCTGACTATGATGGCACTGAGGATTCTGATGGTAATCATGGTTGTTCTGGACCTGGTGATGACGACGATAGCCATACTGTGGACAATGAAGAGATTCCAGAGGAGTACAACAATGATTGTGGACGAATGTTTGGATGAGATGGTATCCTTTGCAGCCTCTCAAAAGTTAGAACAATGGACCTATTTGCCCATTCAGGAGAG GTGCTGCTCATGTGGGAATCGATGTCGTGTACTGATTTCAGGAACCTGA